The following proteins are co-located in the Diorhabda carinulata isolate Delta chromosome 4, icDioCari1.1, whole genome shotgun sequence genome:
- the LOC130893253 gene encoding interferon-related developmental regulator 2 isoform X1, producing the protein MPKGKRKGRSDRRRYDGSFNSSDDESFMDNASIISNSSEIRSGEDGDDPEMLQEQLEEKLCENIDGLSQKSSQGRINCFETLTKAFIKKCMPVFIRDRYFTICDSIERSLKKGAAAEKIAAVELAAVICVQLGGEEATEEICRLLKPLLLTLICDNTVSPLVRSKCCVALGNITFLSGGEIGDVILLMQQFESIFSASYLKGDGTVPTISPDIGVLHASAIQAWNLLFTLLSPGNIGTMINNSKALPSLEKLSELLESPHLDVRLAAGEALSLIFELGREECDDFEENFALDVTENLKQLATDSHKYRAKKDRKQQRATFRDILQFIENDVVPELQIKFGKETLMLDSWVRRKQYEMLCNILGPSINVHLTDNDLLREIFEIIVPPPVATTPNQDQMNRYRKRLLNAANYKARTVSRARNRDKRSDF; encoded by the exons ATGCCGAAAGGAAAACGAAAGGGAAGGTCTG ATCGCAGGCGATATGACGGTTCCTTTAACTCATCAGATGATGAATCATTTATGGATAACGCAAGCATTATCAGTAACAGTTCAGAAATTAGAAGTGGTGAAGACGGTGATGATCCTGAGATGCTTCAAGAACAACTTGAAgagaaattatgtgaaaatattGATGGTCTTAGCCAAAAATCGTCACAAGGCAGAATAAATTGCTTCGAAACATTAACTAAggcttttataaaaaaatgcatgCCTGTTTTTATCAGAGATCG GTACTTTACGATTTGTGATAGTATAGAGCGTAGTTTGAAAAAAGGTGCCGCCGCTGAAAAAATAGCAGCAGTAGAATTGGCTGCAGTTATTTGTGTACAACTTGGCGGTGAAGAGGCTACCGAAGAAATATGCCGGTTATTAAAACCTCTGCTACTTACTTTAATTTGTGATAATACCGTTTCTCCATTGGTTAGATCAAAA tgTTGTGTAGCTCTGGGAAATATAACGTTTCTCTCTGGAGGTGAAATTGGAGATGTTATTCTATTAATGCAACAGtttgaatcaatattttccGCCAGTTACTTAAAAGGAGATGGTACTGTTCCGACAATTAGTCCTGATATTGGTGTTCTGCATGCTTCTGCTATCCAAGCTTGGAATTTATTGTTCACTTTACTATCACCGGGAAATATTGGAACTATGATCAACAATTCTAAAGCTTTACC atcgttAGAAAAATTATCAGAACTTTTGGAATCCCCTCATCTGGATGTCAGACTAGCAGCTGGCGAAGCGCTGTCATTAATATTCGAATTAGGAAGGGAAGAATGTgatgattttgaagaaaattttgctTTAGATGTAACAGAAAATTTGAAACAGCTAGCTACAGATTCTCATAAATATAGAGCCAAAAAAGATAGAAAACAACAGAGGGCCACATTTAGAGATATACTACAATTTATAGAG aacGATGTAGTACCagaattacaaattaaattCGGAAAAGAAACGTTGATGCTCGATAGCTGGGTAAGGAGGAAACAATATGAAATGTTATGTAATATTTTAGGTCCGAGTATTAATGTTCATTTAACGGATAATGATTTACTtcgtgaaatatttgaaatcataGTACCACCTCCAGTGGCCACAACACCAAACCAAGATCAAATGAACCGGTATCGAAAA CGTTTATTGAATGCAGCCAACTACAAAGCAAGAACTGTGTCCCGAGCCAGAAATAGAGACAAAAGATCAGATTTCTAG
- the LOC130893252 gene encoding sorting nexin-30-like, giving the protein MASRTSAVLDVIVENKEITSVIKDKETDPLSVCSGDSTYDNSLVQSPSIESFSTIHDIENLSELNMDENSDLCVKIDNPQKHLDTLETYIIFRITTKVARIEFSENEYIVHRRYNDFLWLRQKLIECHPFCIIPPLPGKHSLIGQLDRYSKDFILLRMKALNVFITRVSKHPILSCNEHFKIFLTAASSDFTLHRRQRHPVQQKIKTFNHDNSSHSVLKNKHIEFDKTKAYLATLSEKLSSIEKISSRINKERYDYVSELNSYHPIFTTWATSEPELSEILQNIGSALERSSAAQNALVQSYCNTIGNPIKDFLTYIDVAQETLRKRESYQYAYEVSMDELNKRHSEKDKLIANVHNPSQGSTVFSIWKQSSDDKLEKLGSYIPQLIKKVELNQDNLECANESLRSDIQRWQNEKQQCLKNILLDFVNKQINYYQATVNSWEYVTREINKQSSSLRGNLK; this is encoded by the exons ATGGCCAGTCGTACATCAGCGGTATTAGATGTAATAgtcgaaaataaagaaataacttCAGTGATAAAAGATAAAGAAACTGATCCGCTTAGTGTTTGTAGTGGTGATTCTACATACGATAATTCTTTG GTACAATCTCCAAGTATAGAGAGTTTTTCAACTATACATGATATAGAAAACCTCTCTGAACTAAATATGGATGAAAATTCGGATTTGTGTGTAAAAATTGACAATCCACAAAAACATTTGGATACACTAGAAACCTATATTATATTTAGAATTACAACTAAAGTGGCTAGAAtagaattttctgaaaatgaGTATATTGTACATAGAAGGTACAATGATTTTTTGTGGTTACGACAGAAATTAATCGAGTGCCATCCATTTTGTATAATACCA CCTCTACCGGGAAAACATTCACTTATAGGCCAGTTAGATAGATATTCCAAAGACTTTATATTATTAAGAATGAAAGCTTTAAACGTGTTCATAACAAGAGTTTCAAAACACCCTATTTTAAGCTGTaacgaacattttaaaatatttttaactgctGCATCTTCA GATTTTACGTTACATAGAAGACAGAGACATCCggtacaacaaaaaataaaaacatttaatcatGATAATTCCTCCCATagtgttttaaaaaacaaacatatcgAATTTGATAAAACCAAAGCTTATTTAGCGACACTTTCTGAAAAACTGTCGTCGATTGAAAAGATTTCTAGTCGTATTAATAAAGAAAGATATGATTATGTTTCTGAATTGAATAGTTATCATCCAATATTTACAACTTGGGCAACATCTGAACCAGAATTAtcagaaatattacaaaatattggtAGCGCTTTGGAAAGGAGTTCTGCAGCTCAAAATGCTTTAGTACAAAGTTATTGTAATACAATAGGCAATCCCATTAAAGACTTCTTGACTTATATTGACGTTGCTCAAGAAACTTTGAGAAAAAGGGAATCTTATCAATATGCATATGAGGTTTCCATGGATGAGTTGAATAAAAGACATTCAGAAAAAGACAAG ttGATTGCAAACGTTCATAATCCGTCCCAAGGTTCAACAGTATTCTCCATTTGGAAACAATCGAGTGATGATAAGTTGGAGAAATTGGGCTCTTACATTCCCCAACTGATAAAGAAAGTAGAATTGAACCAAGATAATTTGGAATGTGCCAATGAATCTTTGAGAAGTGATATACAAAGATGGCAGAACGAAAAGCAGCAATGtttgaaaaacatattattagactttgttaataaacaaattaattattatcaagcGACCGTTAACTCTTGGGAATATGTAACAAGGGAAATTAACAAACAGAGTTCATCTTTGAGGGGtaacttgaaataa
- the LOC130893434 gene encoding cyclin-G-associated kinase codes for MSELFKSAFEYFSSPTNGQNENSFVGHTIEISNVQLKIKKVIAEGGFAIVFVAQDTATGKDYALKRLLAADEESKNNIIKEINILKKISGHPHIIQYLFASYIDKSQTQHGQFEFLLVTELCPGGSLVDILKSRSSAFDVETITKIFYQTCKAVAHLHSQNPPIIHRDLKIENLLISAESTIKLCDFGSATTDVFRPDISWTANHHANLEEQMAKFTTPMYRAPEIVDTWNNYFVGTPVDVWALGCILYTLCYMRHPFEDSAKLRIINANYTIPQDPTFSCFHEIIRGCLQANPQQRISITCVLEMLAAIAESNQYDLKAPLILSIPQQKIPEPQSSFFDMPPNDNSKVPPTRPAPPVVQAAKTYSNQQVPSKLTPPSQRHNIPPPQRPVENKQSGLFSSLKGGAGSFLKNLKDTSSKMMATVQQSMGRTDLDIHYISSRIIVMPYPSEGFESTYKTNHIEDVRLFLDSRHPNFKYSIYNLTNKQYHSKFGEARIVDCSFAYPETFRAPLLNSMYQLCEDIYQYLAGDSRNVVVIHCMDGKATSATLVCALLIYAGLFQVPEDALQMFAVKRCPPNMRPSELRYLYYLADIVKEPPLYPHYNPVTLVSLQMQPIPLFTKIRDGCRPYVEVYSENRCILSTLQDYERMRLFNITEGKCLLPINATVCGDVCVIVYHARNILGGVMTQGKATGIKIFQIQFHTGYIPEEDTCLRFTKSDLDDLAEGQDHFQDKFMVNLNVFVTDTERKPSQPAPWLTDQTIRVVDTMFTSQLEQGETIDNFVSTPATIKKPEMPQKRPPERPSRPPPPSTNVLQDNQESSDLEQVVTKSNLIESDILIEAVDLLNLNSSSTINNSNEISASPSTNFDLLSQLGGDNEVNNFTPFNSAPVNNEVNDNSKMFDPFASLDGAGDGSNLLGGWNHFTSSNPAQNSIPQSNVKEQKSTDPFADLGNIGKGLNLKSTTYQSTSGSHTPNTGPPTTPQHGVYSSNSNTATPKHQAKSPMSSADYNRAHFDALNKNQPNEPKVKLKSDDVFGDLLGSQGYSFTGKKENVPRTMNAMRKEEMAAYVDPEKMKIMEWAEGRKNNIRALLCSMHTVLWEGAKWNKCEMHTLVSPADVKKAYRRACLAVHPDKQTGTENENLAKLIFMELNNAWSDFENDASQQNMFS; via the exons ATGAGTGAACTATTTAAATCGGCATTTGAATATTTCAGCAGTCCTACTAATGGACAAAACGAAAATAGTTTTGTAGGACATactattgaaatttctaacgtacaattgaaaataaaaaaagtgattgcCGAAG gaGGATTTGCAATTGTTTTTGTAGCTCAAGATACTGCAACTGGAAAAGACTACGCTTTAAAG AGATTATTGGCTGCCGACGAAGAaagtaaaaataacattattaaagaaataaacatattaaaaaaaatatcaggcCATCCACATATAATTCAGTATCTTTTTGCTTCTTATATCGATAAATCTCAAACACAACACggacaatttgaatttttattagtgACCGAATTATGCCCTG GAGGTTCTTTAGTAGATATTCTAAAATCACGTTCGTCTGCTTTTGATGTTGAGACGATAACAAAAATCTTTTATCAAACGTGCAAGGCTGTTGCACATCTTCATTCCCAGAATCCTCCTATCATACACAgagatttaaaaatagaaaatctttTGATAAGCGCCGAAAGTACAATTAAATTATGTGATTTTGGATCTGCTACAACTGATGTATTTAGACCTGATATTTCATGGACAGCCAACCATCACGCCAACCTCGAGGAACAg ATGGCGAAGTTCACTACTCCGATGTATAGAGCTCCAGAAATTGTTGACACttggaataattattttgttggtACTCCAGTCGATGTATGGGCGTTGGGATGCATTTTATATACGCTCTGTTATATGCGTCACCCCTTTGAGGACAGCGCAAAACTTAGAATAATTAATGCCAATTATACCATCCCTCAAGATCccactttttcttgtttccatgAAATAATTA gaGGATGTTTGCAAGCCAATCCCCAGCAAAGGATATCGATAACATGTGTACTGGAAATGTTAGCAGCTATAGCAGAATCGAATCAATACGACCTCAAAGCACCTTTAATTTTATCTATACCACAACAAAAAATTCCGGAACCCCAATCATCCTTTTTTGACATGCCTCCTAATGACAACTCAAAAGTACCTCCGACTAGACCTGCTCCTCCAGTAGTCCAAGCAGCAAAAACTTATTCTAATCAACAA GTTCCTTCCAAGCTCACTCCCCCTTCTCAACGGCATAATATACCGCCTCCACAAAGACCGGTTGAAAATAAACAGTCGGGATTGTTTTCCTCACTTAAAGGAGGAGCTGGGAGTTTTCTGAAAAACCTTAAAGATACAAGTAGTAAAATGATGGCTACAGTACAACa AAGTATGGGAAGAACCGATCTGGATATCCATTACATAAGTTCCAGGATAATAGTAATGCCCTATCCATCCGAAGGATTCGAATCTACCTACAAAACTAATCATATCGAAGACGTTAGATTATTTTTAGATTCCAGGCatccaaatttcaaatattccattTATAATTTAACCAATAAGCAGTACCATTCGAAATTTGGGGAAGCTCGAATAGTGGATTGTTCGTTTGCTTATCCAGAAACGTTCCGGGCACCTTTATTAAATTCCATGTACCAATTGTGCGAAGATATTTATCAGTATTTAGCAGGAGATAGCAGGAATGTTGTTGTTATCCACTGTATG gATGGAAAAGCAACTTCCGCAACACTTGTTTGTGCGTTGCTTATTTATGCGGGGCTTTTCCAAGTACCAGAAGATGCTCTTCAAATGTTCGCCGTTAAACGATGTCCTCCCAATATGAGACCATCAGAGCTACGGTACCTCTACTATTTAGCGGATATTGTGAAGGAACCACCACTGTATCCGCATTATAATCCTGTTACTTTAGTTTCCCTACAAATGCAACCCATACCTTTGTTTACGAAAATTAG agATGGTTGTAGGCCTTACGTAGAAGTTTATAGCGAGAATAGATGTATTTTATCCACGTTACAAGACTATGAAAGAATGAGACTGTTCAATATAACCGAAGGAAAG TGTCTTCTTCCTATAAACGCCACGGTGTGTGGGGATGTTTGTGTGATAGTTTACCACGCTAGGAATATATTAGGTGGTGTAATGACACAGGGTAAAGCGACcggtattaaaatatttcagataCAATTTCACACTGGGTATATACCCGAAGAGGATACATGTTTGAGGTTTACAAA gtCTGATTTAGATGATTTAGCCGAAGGTCAAGATCACTTTCAAGATAAATTTATGGTTAATCTGAATGTTTTCGTCACTGATACAGAAAGGAAACCTTCACAACCGGCTCCTTGGCTAACTGATCAAACTATACGTGTTGTCGATACAATGTTTACATCTCAATTAGAACAAGGAGAAACTATAGATAATTTTG ttagTACGCCTGCTACTATTAAGAAACCGGAAATGCCACAAAAGAGGCCACCGGAAAGACCGTCCAGACCACCACCTCCTTCAACGAATGTTTTACAAGATAATCAAGAATCTTCTGATTTAGAACAAGTA GTTACAAAATCAAATCTCATAGAGTCAGATATATTAATAGAAGCAGTTGATCTGTTGAATCTTAACTCCTCGTCcacaataaataattctaatgaaATATCTGCATCCCCTAGTAccaattttgatttattgagCCAGTTAGGTGGAGATAATGAAGTAAATAATTTCACCCCTTTCAATTCGGCTCCTGTTAATAATGAAGTCAACGATAACAGTAAAATGTTCGATCCTTTTGCGTCGTTAGATGGTGCTGGAGATGGTAGTAATCTATTAGGAGGATGGAATCATTTTACCTCCTCAAATCCCGCTCAAAATTCCATACCACAAAGTAACGTAAAAGAACAGAAATCGACTGATCCATTTGCTGACTTAG GTAATATAGGAAAAGGCCTAAACCTCAAGTCTACCACTTACCAATCTACTAGTGGATCTCATACTCCGAATACAGGACCACCGACAACACCCCAACACGGTGTATACTCATCAAATTCAAATACCGCAACGCCCAAACATCAAGCGAAATCGCCTATGAGCAGTGCAGATTACAACCGTGCACATTTCGATGCTCTAAACAAAAATCAACCCAACGAACCAAAGGTTAAACTGAAAAGTGACGATGTTTTCGGGGATCTATTGGGATCTCAGGGCTACAGTTTTACAGGAAAAAAGGAAAACGTTCCTAGAACTATGAATGCCATGAGAAAAGAGGAGATGGCTGCTTATGTAGATCCAGAAAAGATGAAGATTATGGAATGG gCGGAGggaaggaaaaataatatacGCGCTCTATTATGTTCGATGCACACCGTTTTATGGGAAGGTGCAAAGTGGAATAAATGTGAAATGCATACACTTGTTTCACCTGCCGATGTTAAAAAAGCTTATAGGCGAGCTTGCTTGGCAGTTCATCCAGATAAG caAACTGGTACAGAAAATGAGAATTTGGCGAAGCTGATATTTATGGAACTGAATAATGCTTGGAGCGATTTCGAAAATGACGCCTCCCAGCAAAATATGTTTTCTTAA
- the LOC130893253 gene encoding interferon-related developmental regulator 2 isoform X2 — MLFRAAHKEEDRRRYDGSFNSSDDESFMDNASIISNSSEIRSGEDGDDPEMLQEQLEEKLCENIDGLSQKSSQGRINCFETLTKAFIKKCMPVFIRDRYFTICDSIERSLKKGAAAEKIAAVELAAVICVQLGGEEATEEICRLLKPLLLTLICDNTVSPLVRSKCCVALGNITFLSGGEIGDVILLMQQFESIFSASYLKGDGTVPTISPDIGVLHASAIQAWNLLFTLLSPGNIGTMINNSKALPSLEKLSELLESPHLDVRLAAGEALSLIFELGREECDDFEENFALDVTENLKQLATDSHKYRAKKDRKQQRATFRDILQFIENDVVPELQIKFGKETLMLDSWVRRKQYEMLCNILGPSINVHLTDNDLLREIFEIIVPPPVATTPNQDQMNRYRKRLLNAANYKARTVSRARNRDKRSDF, encoded by the exons ATGTTATTTAGAGCAGCACATAAAGAAGAAg ATCGCAGGCGATATGACGGTTCCTTTAACTCATCAGATGATGAATCATTTATGGATAACGCAAGCATTATCAGTAACAGTTCAGAAATTAGAAGTGGTGAAGACGGTGATGATCCTGAGATGCTTCAAGAACAACTTGAAgagaaattatgtgaaaatattGATGGTCTTAGCCAAAAATCGTCACAAGGCAGAATAAATTGCTTCGAAACATTAACTAAggcttttataaaaaaatgcatgCCTGTTTTTATCAGAGATCG GTACTTTACGATTTGTGATAGTATAGAGCGTAGTTTGAAAAAAGGTGCCGCCGCTGAAAAAATAGCAGCAGTAGAATTGGCTGCAGTTATTTGTGTACAACTTGGCGGTGAAGAGGCTACCGAAGAAATATGCCGGTTATTAAAACCTCTGCTACTTACTTTAATTTGTGATAATACCGTTTCTCCATTGGTTAGATCAAAA tgTTGTGTAGCTCTGGGAAATATAACGTTTCTCTCTGGAGGTGAAATTGGAGATGTTATTCTATTAATGCAACAGtttgaatcaatattttccGCCAGTTACTTAAAAGGAGATGGTACTGTTCCGACAATTAGTCCTGATATTGGTGTTCTGCATGCTTCTGCTATCCAAGCTTGGAATTTATTGTTCACTTTACTATCACCGGGAAATATTGGAACTATGATCAACAATTCTAAAGCTTTACC atcgttAGAAAAATTATCAGAACTTTTGGAATCCCCTCATCTGGATGTCAGACTAGCAGCTGGCGAAGCGCTGTCATTAATATTCGAATTAGGAAGGGAAGAATGTgatgattttgaagaaaattttgctTTAGATGTAACAGAAAATTTGAAACAGCTAGCTACAGATTCTCATAAATATAGAGCCAAAAAAGATAGAAAACAACAGAGGGCCACATTTAGAGATATACTACAATTTATAGAG aacGATGTAGTACCagaattacaaattaaattCGGAAAAGAAACGTTGATGCTCGATAGCTGGGTAAGGAGGAAACAATATGAAATGTTATGTAATATTTTAGGTCCGAGTATTAATGTTCATTTAACGGATAATGATTTACTtcgtgaaatatttgaaatcataGTACCACCTCCAGTGGCCACAACACCAAACCAAGATCAAATGAACCGGTATCGAAAA CGTTTATTGAATGCAGCCAACTACAAAGCAAGAACTGTGTCCCGAGCCAGAAATAGAGACAAAAGATCAGATTTCTAG